Part of the Meiothermus sp. CFH 77666 genome is shown below.
GAGATTGAACCACTTTTTCTCCTCCGTGCTTACATGTTAGCAGCCGCTACTCCGCTGACCGGGCCATTTTGGGCACGAGAAACAGCCCGGCCGCCTCTGGGTCACTCCCGCAGCTTAAAGCGTTGAATTTTTCCAGTGGTGGTAAGGGGCAGCTCCTGTACGTAATGAACCTCCCGTGGGTAGGCATGGTGCCCTACCCGCCGGCGCACCTCCTCTTGCAGCGCCAGGGTCAGGGCCGCGGAGCCGGACTGCCCCTCGCGCAGCTTGACGTGAGCCACAATGCGCTGACCGCGTTCGGCATCGGGCACCCCCACCACCGCCACCATCGCCACCGCAGGGTGATGCAAAAGGGCTTCCTCCACCTCGAAGGGGCTGATGCGATACCCGGCTGCCTTGATCAGGTCGTCGGCGCGGGCTTTGAACCACAGGTAGCCTGCCTCGTCTTTGCTGCCCAGGTCGCCGGTTTTCAGGTAGGGGCCCACATACTTCTGCTGGGTGGCCTGGGGGTTGTTCCAGTAACCCAGGAAGGCCACGGGGTCGGGTGTCCGCAGGGCAATTTCGCCCACTTCCCCCGGCGGCAGGGGCTGGCCGGCTACGTCAATGATTTCGACCCGATGCCCGGGGTAGGGCAGGCCCATCGAACCGGGGCGGATGGGGTCGGTGGTGTAGGAATTGCCGACCAGCAGGTTGGCTTCGGTCTGGCCGTAGAACTCGTTGACCGGCAGGCCCAGGTTTTCCTGCACCCAGGCTAGCAGTTCAGCCCCCAATGGTTCGCCCCCGGAGTGGATGCTCTCTAGGGCGGGCGGGGCCTTGACCCGGCCCAGTTGCCGCAGCAGCTTGAGGGCGGTGGGGAAGAGGAAGGTGTGCGTGACCCCCTGGCTGTGCAGCAGGTGCAGGGCCTCCTCGGGGTCGAAGCGCCGGGTGCGGTAAGCCACCACGCTGTAGCCATTGGCCCAGGCACAGAGCAGCACATTCAGCAAACCCCCAATCCAGGCCCAGTCCGCCGCCGACCAGTAGCGGGCTTCCTCGCCCGGAAAGTTGCAAAAAAGCCGGAAGCCAGGCAGGTGCCCAATCAGGGTGCGGTGGGGCAGCAACACCCCCTTGGGTTTGCCGGTGGTGCCCGAGGTGTAGATCAGGATGGCCGGGTCGTCGGCCTGGGTGGGGTGGGTCAGGAAGCGGGGCTGGGCGGCCTGTAGCAAATCCAGCACCTGATCCTGGTAGATAACCCCAACCTCTGCGGGCAGCTCGAGATTAAGGGCTTGCAGGGCACCTCGGTCGGCCATCAGCAGGCGGGCCCCGGAGTGCTCCAGGCGGTAGAGCAGGGCATCCTCGCCGAAGAGTACCGAGAGCGGCAGGGCGATGGCACCTATCTTGTAGACCGCCAGGTGGGCCAGGGCCAGCTCGAGCGACTGCCCCATCAAGAGCCCCACTCGGTCGCCGGGCTGCAAACCGTGGGCCTGCAGCACGTTGGCCAGGCGGTTCGAGAGGGTGTGCAGCTCGGCAAAGGTGGTCTGTCGGCCCAGTTGTGGCTCGATGAGGGCGATGCGGCCAGGGTTCTGGGCGGCAGCCTTTGCAACGGTAGCCTCGGCGATGTTATACAAAGCCGGCACCTCCCAGCGAAACTGCTGGGCGAGTACCGCCCTGGGGGCTGGGGCAAACCTCAGGTTGTCCACCAACGACAAATATACCTTTGAGGGGCGGTATTCTGCTATTGTGCAAACCATTATGCGCTCCACTGACTGGCTGGAATCCCTGCTGGCCGAACGTACCCGAACCTTTGTGGATGAGTTCGGCAGCTTTTATGCCTGGCTCGAGGGCTCGTACGGCGGCGATACGCTGCTCTTGTGGATGAATAAATCTGTGCTGGAGGAAGCGCTGCCGCAACTGCCCAGGCACTTCAAAGGGCGTTTGGTGCTGGGGCTGGATGCCTCCGAAGACCACCAGGCTCCCTTCGCAAGGGCCCTGTACTGGGCCAACCCCCGCCGGGCGCTGGTGGTGCAGAAGGGCGAAGGACTGGGCATCGGCTACCCTGGCCGCAAGGAAGTGGCCGAGGGTGAGTGGGTGCCCTGGGATGACCCGCGCGAGGCCCGGCAGCTCGAGGTGGTGCTGCGGCCCGAGTTTAGCTACCATGAGCTTCGGGCCTACGCCCCCTGGGAAGCCCCGGCCCCGGCCCCCCTGCCCACCATCGAGGGGCCGCAGGTAGGGGCGGTGGGCTGGGAGCGGGGTATACCCACCTATGGCCTGGGTTTGGTAGGCTTAGAAAAGAATCTCGAGGCCCTGCTAGGGGTGTGGCGTATGCGCTAACCCGCATGGCCCACAGGAGGAGAAAAACGTGCTGTTTGCTATCTTGTTCACCATCGGCTCGATTCTGGTCACCTGGCTCTTGTACCTGGCCCTGCGCCCCCGTACCCTCGAGGTCGAAAGCGAAGGGGCCGATCTGCGCTACATCGGCATGGCCCTGGTGCTGATT
Proteins encoded:
- a CDS encoding AMP-binding protein → MDNLRFAPAPRAVLAQQFRWEVPALYNIAEATVAKAAAQNPGRIALIEPQLGRQTTFAELHTLSNRLANVLQAHGLQPGDRVGLLMGQSLELALAHLAVYKIGAIALPLSVLFGEDALLYRLEHSGARLLMADRGALQALNLELPAEVGVIYQDQVLDLLQAAQPRFLTHPTQADDPAILIYTSGTTGKPKGVLLPHRTLIGHLPGFRLFCNFPGEEARYWSAADWAWIGGLLNVLLCAWANGYSVVAYRTRRFDPEEALHLLHSQGVTHTFLFPTALKLLRQLGRVKAPPALESIHSGGEPLGAELLAWVQENLGLPVNEFYGQTEANLLVGNSYTTDPIRPGSMGLPYPGHRVEIIDVAGQPLPPGEVGEIALRTPDPVAFLGYWNNPQATQQKYVGPYLKTGDLGSKDEAGYLWFKARADDLIKAAGYRISPFEVEEALLHHPAVAMVAVVGVPDAERGQRIVAHVKLREGQSGSAALTLALQEEVRRRVGHHAYPREVHYVQELPLTTTGKIQRFKLRE